In a single window of the Cupriavidus sp. P-10 genome:
- a CDS encoding ATP-binding protein — MATVIGRTATRFFGSLFWRTFMLIALLLAISLGIWFQSYRLFERAPRAQQIAMQVVSVVKLTRAALLYSDPARRRFLLLDLVQNEGIKVYPREKDDDFAAPTANPFLTSLVQQEIRSRLGEDTVLATTVNDIPGVWVSFEIEGDDYWVAISPERFERVPGIQWLWWSIAALLLSIIGAAFITARVNYPLKRLANAARAIGAGGDPPPLPERGASEVALANHSFNQMVQDLRQLDDDRVVMLAGISHDLRTPLTRLRLETEMSPMDTPTRDAMIADIEQMDAIIGQFLNYARPPLETVEPVDLSALVHDAVGVYAAHDDVRVHVRANAPVMAVANRMEVQRILDNLVENARRYAKDEQSGMAVVEISTRVDDKEAVLTVADRGNGVPEGQLSLLTRPFYRLDSARSEAKGAGLGMSIVNRIMQRNGGRLLLANRAAPDSGLVVSACFRRA, encoded by the coding sequence GTGGCGACCGTTATCGGCAGGACCGCGACGCGGTTCTTTGGTTCGCTGTTCTGGCGAACCTTCATGCTTATCGCCCTGCTGCTGGCGATCTCGCTGGGTATCTGGTTCCAGAGCTACCGGCTGTTCGAACGCGCCCCGCGCGCGCAGCAGATCGCCATGCAGGTGGTCAGCGTGGTCAAGCTCACGCGCGCCGCGCTGCTCTACTCAGACCCCGCGCGGCGCCGCTTCCTGCTGCTCGACCTGGTGCAGAACGAAGGCATCAAGGTCTATCCGCGCGAGAAGGACGACGACTTCGCCGCGCCCACCGCCAATCCCTTCCTGACCTCGCTGGTCCAGCAGGAAATCCGCAGCCGCCTGGGCGAGGACACCGTGCTGGCCACCACCGTCAATGACATCCCCGGCGTGTGGGTCAGCTTCGAGATCGAGGGCGACGACTACTGGGTCGCGATCAGCCCCGAGCGCTTCGAGCGCGTGCCCGGCATCCAGTGGCTGTGGTGGAGTATTGCCGCGCTGCTGCTGTCGATCATCGGCGCGGCCTTTATCACCGCGCGCGTCAACTATCCGCTCAAGCGCCTGGCCAATGCCGCGCGGGCGATCGGCGCCGGCGGCGACCCGCCGCCGCTGCCCGAGCGCGGCGCCAGCGAAGTGGCGCTGGCCAACCACAGCTTCAACCAGATGGTGCAAGACCTGCGCCAGCTCGACGACGACCGCGTGGTGATGCTGGCCGGCATCTCGCACGACCTGCGCACGCCGCTGACGCGGCTGCGGCTGGAGACCGAGATGTCGCCGATGGACACGCCCACGCGCGACGCCATGATCGCCGACATCGAGCAGATGGACGCGATCATCGGCCAGTTCCTCAACTACGCGCGGCCGCCGCTGGAAACCGTCGAACCGGTCGACCTGTCAGCACTGGTGCACGATGCCGTGGGCGTCTATGCCGCGCACGACGACGTGCGCGTGCATGTGCGCGCCAATGCGCCGGTGATGGCCGTGGCCAACCGCATGGAAGTCCAGCGCATCCTCGACAACCTGGTCGAGAACGCGCGCCGCTATGCCAAGGACGAGCAGAGCGGCATGGCGGTGGTCGAGATTTCCACCCGCGTCGACGACAAGGAAGCGGTGCTGACCGTGGCCGACCGCGGCAACGGCGTGCCCGAAGGCCAGCTGTCACTGCTGACGCGGCCGTTCTACCGGCTCGACAGCGCGCGCAGCGAGGCCAAGGGCGCGGGACTGGGCATGTCCATCGTCAACCGCATCATGCAGCGCAACGGCGGGCGGCTGCTGCTGGCCAACCGCGCCGCGCCGGATTCGGGCCTGGTGGTCAGCGCCTGTTTTCGCCGCGCGTGA
- the ompR gene encoding osmolarity response regulator transcription factor OmpR, with translation MENTSHKILVVDDDPRLRDLLRRYLGEQGFTVLVAENATAMNKLWLRERFDLLVLDLMMPGEDGLSICRRLRGANDQTPIIMLTAKGEDVDRIVGLEMGADDYLPKPFNPRELIARIHAVLRRKGPAEVPGAPSETPETFAFGDFVLNLATRTLTKNDEEITLTTGEFSVLKVFARHPRQPLSREKLMEMARGREYEVFDRSLDVQISRLRKLIEPDPSNPRFIQTVWGLGYVFIPDGVK, from the coding sequence ATGGAAAATACCAGCCACAAGATTCTTGTCGTCGACGATGACCCGCGTCTGCGCGATCTGCTGCGCCGCTATCTGGGCGAACAGGGTTTCACCGTGCTGGTGGCGGAAAACGCCACCGCGATGAACAAGCTCTGGCTGCGCGAGCGTTTCGACCTGCTTGTGCTGGACCTGATGATGCCGGGCGAAGACGGCCTGTCGATCTGCCGCAGGCTGCGCGGCGCCAATGACCAGACCCCGATCATCATGCTCACCGCCAAGGGCGAGGATGTGGACCGCATCGTCGGCCTGGAAATGGGCGCCGACGATTACCTGCCCAAGCCGTTCAATCCGCGCGAGCTGATCGCGCGCATCCACGCGGTGCTGCGCCGCAAGGGTCCGGCCGAAGTACCCGGCGCCCCGTCGGAAACGCCCGAGACCTTCGCCTTCGGCGATTTCGTGCTGAACCTGGCCACGCGCACGCTGACCAAGAACGACGAGGAAATCACGCTGACCACCGGCGAATTCTCGGTGCTCAAGGTGTTTGCCCGCCATCCGCGCCAGCCGCTGTCGCGCGAGAAGCTGATGGAAATGGCGCGCGGCCGTGAATACGAAGTATTCGACCGCAGCCTGGACGTGCAGATCTCGCGCCTGCGCAAGCTGATCGAGCCGGACCCCAGCAACCCGCGTTTTATCCAGACGGTCTGGGGCCTGGGCTACGTCTTCATTCCCGATGGCGTGAAATAA
- a CDS encoding GNAT family N-acetyltransferase, with product MTLPSPTSPRFHYRLAAVHDWGDIAAVTQQAYGQYELEIMEDCRASFQRGMQSVLATSNPDMEWWVAETDHGIMGAVLFCHPGATLPALDGSTITLTQPEARLLSVSPQARGLGLGRTLMQICIQRARDIGSPTLLVRTMPEMASANRLVQQMGFTKRTEAGARSGAMARLIDYTYAITPENAPAADAPRS from the coding sequence ATGACCCTGCCTTCGCCGACTTCCCCCCGTTTCCACTACCGCCTTGCCGCAGTGCATGACTGGGGCGACATCGCCGCCGTCACGCAGCAAGCCTACGGCCAGTATGAGCTGGAAATCATGGAAGACTGCCGGGCTTCGTTCCAGCGCGGCATGCAGTCCGTACTGGCGACCAGCAATCCCGACATGGAATGGTGGGTGGCGGAAACCGACCACGGCATCATGGGGGCCGTGCTGTTCTGCCATCCCGGGGCGACGCTGCCCGCGCTCGACGGCAGCACCATCACGCTGACGCAGCCGGAGGCGCGGCTGCTGTCGGTCAGCCCGCAGGCGCGCGGCCTGGGGCTGGGGCGCACGCTGATGCAGATCTGCATCCAGCGCGCGCGCGATATTGGCTCGCCCACGCTGCTGGTGCGGACCATGCCGGAAATGGCGTCGGCAAACCGTCTGGTGCAGCAGATGGGCTTCACCAAGCGCACCGAGGCCGGAGCCCGCTCGGGCGCCATGGCGCGCCTGATCGACTACACCTACGCCATCACCCCGGAAAACGCCCCGGCGGCGGACGCGCCGCGAAGCTAG
- a CDS encoding carboxymuconolactone decarboxylase family protein, whose translation MEFLSTIKNLIPDYAKDIRLNVDGTIARSSLEGNDAVGVALAAAFAAQSKVLVDAIRNAGVLSPEETNGALTAAALMGMNNTWYPYVEMAGDTDLSTQPAGLRMNAYATHGGVDKRRFEMYALAASIVGKCHFCVKSHYQLLKNEQGMTAQQLRDVGRIAAVIVAAANVIATQ comes from the coding sequence ATGGAATTCCTCAGCACGATTAAGAACCTTATTCCCGATTACGCCAAGGACATCCGCCTGAACGTGGACGGCACCATCGCCCGCTCCTCGCTGGAAGGCAACGATGCGGTCGGCGTGGCGCTGGCGGCGGCATTCGCGGCGCAGAGCAAGGTGCTGGTGGATGCCATCCGCAATGCCGGCGTGCTGTCGCCCGAGGAAACCAACGGCGCGCTGACCGCCGCGGCGCTGATGGGCATGAACAACACCTGGTACCCGTACGTCGAGATGGCGGGCGACACCGACCTGTCGACCCAGCCGGCCGGCCTGCGCATGAACGCCTACGCCACCCATGGCGGCGTCGACAAGCGCCGTTTCGAGATGTATGCGCTGGCCGCGTCGATCGTGGGCAAGTGCCACTTCTGCGTGAAGTCGCACTACCAGTTGCTGAAGAACGAACAGGGCATGACCGCGCAGCAACTGCGCGACGTGGGCCGCATCGCCGCGGTGATCGTGGCCGCGGCCAACGTGATCGCCACCCAGTAA
- a CDS encoding Zn-dependent hydrolase → MTQTTASLGQAILDHADQLARFSDLEGGLTCAYLTPAHRAAQEQLAQWMEAAGMQVRIDAIGNVIGRYAADAAVTDARVLMTGSHFDTVRNGGRYDGRLGILLPIAVVGALNRAGIRLPYHFEVVGFAEEEGLRFKTSFLASSVLAGRFDPALLARTDADGVTLAEALAASGLPGTGGLDALRAAALDPATLLGFVEVHIEQGPVLLHHDLPLGVVTQIAGSSRFQVRVEGQASHAGTTPMGMRKDAAAGAAEMILLVEERCAAAPTLVGTVGQLQVPNGSSNVIPAACTFSMDIRAGADDIREAAIVDIVAGIERIAARRGLSAQVERVPPVNNAPCARWLMDQFGAVLKKRGLEAFELPSGAGHDAMMMHRITDVAMLFVRCGNGGISHNPLETITAHDAQLAAEVFVDFLRHFQPRG, encoded by the coding sequence ATGACCCAGACTACCGCTTCCCTCGGCCAGGCCATCCTCGACCACGCCGACCAACTCGCCCGCTTCTCCGACCTGGAGGGCGGCCTGACCTGCGCCTACCTGACGCCGGCGCACCGTGCCGCGCAGGAGCAGCTGGCGCAATGGATGGAAGCCGCGGGCATGCAGGTGCGCATCGACGCCATCGGCAATGTCATCGGCCGCTACGCCGCCGACGCCGCCGTCACCGATGCCCGCGTTCTGATGACCGGCTCGCACTTCGATACGGTGCGCAATGGCGGCCGCTATGACGGGCGCCTTGGCATCCTGCTGCCGATCGCCGTGGTGGGCGCGCTGAACCGGGCCGGAATCCGCCTGCCATACCACTTCGAGGTGGTGGGGTTCGCCGAGGAGGAAGGGCTGCGCTTCAAGACCAGCTTCCTGGCCAGCAGCGTGCTGGCGGGCCGCTTCGATCCTGCCCTGCTAGCCCGCACCGACGCGGACGGCGTCACGCTGGCCGAGGCGCTGGCTGCCTCCGGCCTGCCCGGCACGGGCGGCCTGGACGCGCTGCGTGCGGCGGCGCTCGATCCCGCAACCCTGCTGGGCTTTGTCGAAGTCCATATCGAACAGGGACCGGTGCTGCTGCACCACGACCTGCCACTGGGCGTGGTCACGCAGATTGCCGGCAGCAGCCGCTTCCAGGTGCGGGTGGAAGGCCAGGCCAGCCATGCCGGCACCACCCCGATGGGCATGCGCAAGGACGCCGCCGCGGGTGCGGCCGAAATGATCCTGCTGGTGGAAGAGCGCTGCGCCGCAGCGCCCACGCTGGTCGGCACCGTCGGCCAGCTGCAGGTGCCCAACGGATCGAGCAACGTGATTCCGGCGGCCTGCACCTTCTCGATGGATATCCGCGCCGGTGCCGACGACATCCGCGAGGCGGCCATCGTCGACATCGTGGCCGGCATCGAACGGATCGCCGCACGGCGCGGGCTGTCGGCCCAGGTCGAGCGCGTGCCGCCGGTCAACAACGCGCCCTGCGCCCGCTGGCTGATGGACCAGTTCGGCGCGGTATTGAAGAAACGGGGGTTGGAGGCGTTCGAGCTGCCTTCCGGCGCCGGCCACGACGCCATGATGATGCACCGCATCACCGACGTGGCCATGCTGTTCGTGCGCTGCGGCAATGGCGGGATCAGCCACAACCCGCTGGAGACCATCACCGCCCACGATGCGCAACTGGCGGCCGAAGTCTTCGTCGACTTCCTGCGGCACTTCCAGCCGCGCGGCTGA
- the ispF gene encoding 2-C-methyl-D-erythritol 2,4-cyclodiphosphate synthase yields MMPFDIRVGQGYDVHALVPGRKLILGGVEIPHDRGLLGHSDADALLHAVTDALFGAAALGDIGRHFPDTDAQFAGADSRVLLREAARRVREAGYEIGNVDATVIAQAPKLAPHIGAMVANLAEDLGLAPGRCNVKAKTNEKLGFEGRQEGIVAQAAVLVWRASVTGVQD; encoded by the coding sequence ATGATGCCTTTCGATATCCGCGTGGGTCAGGGCTATGACGTCCACGCACTGGTACCCGGCCGCAAGCTGATCCTTGGCGGCGTGGAGATCCCGCACGACCGCGGCCTGCTGGGCCATTCGGATGCCGATGCGCTGCTGCACGCGGTGACTGACGCGCTGTTTGGCGCGGCCGCGCTGGGCGATATTGGCCGCCATTTCCCCGATACCGACGCGCAGTTTGCCGGTGCCGACAGCCGCGTGCTGCTGCGCGAGGCCGCGCGCCGCGTGCGTGAGGCTGGCTATGAGATCGGCAATGTCGATGCCACGGTCATTGCGCAGGCGCCCAAGCTGGCGCCGCATATCGGCGCGATGGTGGCTAACCTTGCGGAAGACCTCGGGCTGGCGCCCGGGCGCTGCAACGTCAAGGCCAAGACCAACGAAAAGCTGGGCTTCGAGGGCCGCCAGGAAGGGATCGTGGCACAGGCCGCGGTACTGGTCTGGCGCGCTTCGGTGACGGGCGTGCAGGACTGA
- the hpnD gene encoding presqualene diphosphate synthase HpnD, whose product MTPDQYCQEKVAQSGSSFYYSFLFLPAERRRAITALYAWCREVDDVVDDTHDTGLAHQQLDWWRAELRRLFDGAPTHPTTQALQPHVAGAGLPQAEMAEVLDGMEMDLAQTRYLDEAGLNRYCHCVAGVVGTLSARLFGYTDPKTLEFAEKLGLSLQLVNILRDVGEDARRGRIYLPVNTLQQFQVPASEILKGQHSERFVALMQYHAERARKLYREALAALPRQDRRAQRAGLLMGAIYHALLDELEASQFQVLGQRIALTPLRKLWIAWKTWIRNS is encoded by the coding sequence GTGACGCCCGATCAGTATTGCCAAGAGAAAGTCGCCCAGAGCGGCTCCAGCTTCTATTACAGCTTCCTGTTCCTGCCAGCCGAACGCCGGCGCGCCATCACCGCGCTCTACGCCTGGTGCCGCGAAGTCGACGACGTGGTCGACGATACGCATGATACGGGCCTGGCGCACCAGCAACTGGACTGGTGGCGCGCGGAACTGCGGCGGCTGTTCGACGGCGCGCCCACGCACCCGACCACCCAGGCACTGCAGCCGCATGTTGCCGGCGCCGGCCTGCCCCAGGCCGAAATGGCCGAGGTGCTGGACGGCATGGAGATGGACCTGGCGCAGACACGCTACCTGGATGAAGCCGGCCTGAACCGCTACTGCCATTGCGTGGCCGGCGTGGTCGGCACGCTCAGCGCGCGGCTGTTCGGCTATACCGACCCGAAGACGCTGGAATTCGCCGAAAAGCTTGGGCTGTCGCTGCAACTGGTCAATATCTTGCGCGACGTGGGCGAGGATGCCCGCCGTGGCCGCATCTACCTGCCCGTCAATACGCTGCAGCAGTTCCAGGTGCCGGCTTCCGAGATCCTCAAGGGCCAGCATTCCGAGCGCTTCGTCGCGCTGATGCAATACCACGCCGAGCGCGCCCGCAAGCTGTACCGCGAGGCGCTGGCCGCCCTGCCCCGCCAGGACCGCCGCGCCCAGCGCGCCGGCCTGCTGATGGGGGCGATCTACCATGCGCTGCTCGATGAGCTGGAGGCCAGCCAGTTCCAGGTCCTCGGCCAGCGCATCGCCCTGACGCCGCTGCGCAAGCTGTGGATCGCCTGGAAGACCTGGATCCGCAATAGTTGA
- a CDS encoding peroxiredoxin, with product MKTVGQKLEAFHVVGVKPGFNNHEENGQSAFEDITEKSFEGKWKVIYFYPKDFTFVCPTEIVAFAKLNGDFADRDAIVLGGSTDNEFVKLAWRREHKDLNKLDQWQFADVTGALIDQLGVRDQAAGVALRATFIVDPDNVIQHVSVNNLNVGRNPDEVLRILDGLQTDELCPCNRAVGGATL from the coding sequence ATGAAGACCGTTGGTCAAAAGCTGGAAGCCTTCCACGTCGTCGGTGTCAAGCCGGGTTTCAACAATCACGAAGAGAACGGCCAGTCGGCTTTCGAAGACATCACCGAAAAGTCGTTCGAAGGCAAGTGGAAGGTCATCTACTTCTACCCGAAGGACTTCACCTTCGTGTGCCCGACCGAAATCGTTGCATTCGCCAAGCTGAACGGCGACTTCGCCGACCGCGATGCAATCGTGCTGGGCGGCTCGACCGACAACGAGTTCGTCAAGCTGGCATGGCGCCGCGAACACAAGGACCTGAACAAGCTGGACCAGTGGCAATTCGCCGACGTGACCGGCGCGCTGATCGACCAGCTGGGCGTGCGTGACCAGGCTGCCGGCGTGGCCCTGCGCGCGACCTTCATCGTCGATCCGGACAACGTGATCCAGCACGTTTCGGTGAACAACCTGAACGTCGGCCGCAACCCGGACGAAGTCCTGCGTATCCTGGACGGCCTGCAAACGGACGAGCTGTGCCCGTGCAACCGTGCCGTTGGTGGCGCAACGCTGTAA
- the ispD gene encoding 2-C-methyl-D-erythritol 4-phosphate cytidylyltransferase, with protein MSARRFALIPCAGTGSRAGGTVPKQYQTVAGRPMIWYALAAFSACDAINATALVLAPDDMPLESRFGAATFAGLRFDTAFVGGDTRHASVLAGLHHLAQLGATDTDWVLVHDAARPGLTPAMIHALVRAVESDGDDDPDAAIGGILAVPVPDTLKRAQDDARIGGTVSREGLWQAQTPQMFRLGVLRQALQDAMAAGAVVTDEASAIERLGLHPRLVNGSLRNFKVTYPEDFALAEVLLGTGTTGTTGA; from the coding sequence GTGTCCGCTCGCCGCTTTGCCCTGATTCCCTGTGCCGGTACCGGCAGCCGCGCCGGCGGCACCGTTCCCAAGCAATACCAGACCGTGGCCGGCCGGCCGATGATCTGGTACGCGCTGGCGGCGTTCTCGGCGTGCGACGCGATCAACGCCACCGCGCTGGTGCTGGCGCCCGACGATATGCCGCTGGAATCGCGCTTCGGCGCCGCGACGTTTGCCGGACTCCGCTTCGACACCGCCTTCGTTGGCGGCGACACGCGGCATGCATCGGTGCTGGCAGGACTGCATCACCTGGCCCAGCTCGGCGCCACCGATACGGACTGGGTGCTGGTGCACGACGCCGCGCGGCCGGGCCTGACCCCGGCGATGATCCACGCGCTGGTGCGCGCGGTCGAAAGCGACGGCGACGACGATCCGGATGCGGCCATCGGCGGCATCCTGGCGGTGCCGGTGCCGGACACCCTCAAGCGCGCGCAGGACGATGCCCGCATCGGCGGCACCGTGTCGCGCGAAGGGCTGTGGCAGGCGCAGACCCCGCAGATGTTCCGCCTCGGCGTGCTGCGCCAGGCGCTGCAGGATGCCATGGCGGCCGGCGCGGTGGTGACCGACGAAGCCAGCGCGATCGAACGGCTGGGGCTCCATCCGCGGCTGGTCAACGGCTCGCTGCGCAATTTCAAGGTGACCTACCCGGAAGACTTCGCGCTCGCCGAAGTGCTGCTGGGTACAGGCACAACAGGCACAACAGGAGCATAA